One genomic segment of Prochlorococcus marinus str. MIT 0919 includes these proteins:
- the atpH gene encoding ATP synthase F1 subunit delta, translating to MPLLNTITTPYAEAFLQVAESSKEVKKVISQAKAILQIWNDSPELREAMASPVLEIESKKVALEKIFSGKVTSSFLNFLKLLAERQRIGFLDAVLERLLELYREQRNIALATVTSATALDEEQEAAILKKVQAIAGTDNLELNLKIDPALIGGFVVRVGSKVIDASLSGQVRRMGLSLARVS from the coding sequence ATGCCTCTTCTAAATACGATCACTACTCCATATGCTGAGGCCTTTCTTCAAGTTGCAGAGAGCAGCAAAGAAGTTAAAAAGGTCATTTCTCAAGCTAAAGCTATCTTGCAAATATGGAATGATTCTCCCGAGTTAAGGGAGGCAATGGCTTCCCCAGTACTTGAAATTGAGTCTAAAAAAGTAGCTTTGGAGAAGATTTTCTCTGGCAAAGTCACATCGTCTTTCTTGAATTTCTTAAAATTATTAGCTGAACGTCAACGTATTGGTTTTTTGGATGCTGTTCTTGAAAGATTGTTAGAGCTCTATCGTGAACAACGCAACATAGCTCTTGCGACAGTTACTTCTGCAACTGCTCTGGATGAAGAGCAAGAGGCTGCAATTCTTAAAAAGGTTCAAGCTATTGCTGGTACTGATAACTTGGAACTCAATTTAAAAATCGATCCGGCGTTGATTGGTGGCTTTGTAGTAAGAGTTGGTTCAAAGGTTATTGATGCCAGCCTTTCTGGTCAGGTCCGTCGAATGGGCCTTTCACTAGCACGGGTAAGCTAG
- a CDS encoding F0F1 ATP synthase subunit B, producing the protein MTSSLLLATEGFGLNLNLFETNILNLAVVIFGLYKFLPGFLGGILERRRAGILADIKDAEERLTKASKALLKAKEELQSAEQKASKIRSDCQLRAEAIRLDSEKRTVEEMARIKQGAASDLNSEATRVSAQLRKEAAKLAIEKALASLPQKLDEDAQAKFISQSIQNIGKG; encoded by the coding sequence ATGACTTCTTCTCTACTTCTCGCAACTGAAGGATTTGGTCTCAATCTTAATTTGTTTGAGACAAATATCCTTAATTTGGCAGTTGTTATTTTTGGACTTTATAAATTCCTTCCGGGTTTTTTAGGAGGGATTCTAGAAAGACGACGAGCAGGAATTTTGGCAGATATAAAAGATGCCGAAGAGCGTTTAACAAAAGCATCAAAAGCGCTTCTTAAAGCTAAGGAAGAACTTCAATCAGCTGAGCAAAAAGCTTCAAAGATTCGCAGTGATTGTCAATTGCGTGCAGAAGCCATTCGTTTGGACAGTGAAAAGCGAACTGTTGAAGAAATGGCTCGAATCAAACAAGGCGCAGCTTCTGACCTTAATTCTGAGGCAACAAGGGTTAGTGCTCAATTGAGAAAAGAAGCCGCAAAACTTGCTATTGAAAAGGCATTAGCATCTCTTCCTCAAAAGCTTGATGAAGATGCACAGGCAAAATTCATTAGCCAATCCATTCAAAATATAGGTAAGGGTTGA
- a CDS encoding F0F1 ATP synthase subunit B' gives MTSLLLFGASEGGLFDFDATLPLMAVQVVLLTFILNALFFKPVGQVVEEREDYVLSSLAEAKNKLSQVEKLESDLKSQLKEARQAAQAVINEAETDSENLYKEALALATAEANASREEARRAIDSQRESALNQLQSDSEKLGDLIVERLLASK, from the coding sequence ATGACAAGTTTGCTTCTGTTTGGTGCTAGTGAGGGAGGTCTATTTGACTTCGATGCAACCCTCCCTCTGATGGCTGTTCAGGTTGTTCTCCTCACATTCATTCTCAATGCACTTTTCTTTAAGCCTGTAGGACAGGTTGTTGAAGAGAGGGAGGATTATGTGCTTTCTAGTTTGGCAGAGGCTAAAAACAAACTCTCTCAAGTAGAAAAGCTTGAGTCAGATTTGAAGAGTCAACTTAAAGAAGCTCGTCAAGCTGCCCAGGCAGTAATTAATGAGGCTGAAACTGATTCGGAAAATCTTTATAAAGAAGCACTTGCTTTGGCTACAGCAGAAGCCAATGCTTCAAGGGAAGAAGCAAGACGAGCAATAGATTCTCAAAGAGAATCTGCATTAAATCAACTTCAATCTGATTCAGAAAAGCTTGGAGATTTGATAGTTGAACGATTATTGGCATCAAAATGA
- the atpE gene encoding ATP synthase F0 subunit C, producing MDSITTAASVVAAGLAVGLGAIGPGIGQGSAAQGAVEGIARQPEAEGKIRGTLLLSFAFMESLTIYGLVVALVLLFANPFAG from the coding sequence ATGGATTCCATTACCACCGCCGCTTCAGTTGTTGCCGCTGGTTTAGCTGTAGGACTTGGCGCTATCGGCCCTGGTATCGGTCAGGGTAGTGCTGCTCAAGGTGCAGTAGAAGGCATTGCCCGCCAACCTGAAGCTGAAGGCAAAATTAGAGGTACTTTGCTTCTTTCTTTCGCTTTCATGGAGTCACTAACTATTTATGGCCTTGTGGTTGCATTGGTACTTCTTTTTGCTAATCCATTCGCAGGTTGA
- the atpB gene encoding F0F1 ATP synthase subunit A, which yields MGSSIFFLPFAELEVGQHLYWQLGNLRIHGQVFMTSWLLIGALLTLVVIGTKKMERDPKGVQNLLEFLWDYIRDLARTQIGEKVYRDWMPFIGTLFLFIFVSNWGGALVPWRLIRLPSGELGAPTADINTTVALALLVSLSYFYAGLSNKGLRYFEYYVHPTPIMLPFKIVEDFTKPLSLSFRLFGNILADELVVAVLVFLVPLVLPVPVMFLGLFTSAIQALIFATLAAYYIGEAVEEHH from the coding sequence ATGGGTTCCTCGATATTCTTTCTACCTTTTGCTGAATTAGAGGTGGGTCAACACCTCTATTGGCAACTGGGAAATCTCAGAATTCACGGCCAAGTTTTCATGACTTCTTGGCTCCTTATTGGTGCATTACTTACTCTTGTAGTTATTGGCACCAAGAAAATGGAACGTGATCCTAAAGGTGTTCAGAATCTTCTTGAGTTTCTATGGGATTACATACGTGATTTAGCAAGAACTCAGATAGGAGAAAAAGTTTATCGAGACTGGATGCCTTTTATTGGCACCCTATTTTTGTTCATTTTTGTGAGCAATTGGGGAGGAGCTTTAGTCCCTTGGAGACTTATTCGTCTTCCAAGCGGAGAACTAGGAGCCCCAACTGCTGATATAAATACCACTGTTGCATTGGCTCTTTTAGTTTCTCTTTCCTATTTCTATGCGGGATTGAGCAACAAAGGACTGCGTTACTTCGAGTATTACGTTCATCCAACTCCAATAATGCTGCCATTTAAGATTGTGGAAGACTTTACTAAGCCCCTTTCGCTTTCTTTCCGTTTATTTGGGAATATTTTGGCAGATGAATTAGTTGTTGCAGTACTAGTTTTTCTAGTACCACTTGTTCTACCAGTTCCTGTGATGTTCCTTGGCTTGTTTACAAGTGCTATACAAGCCCTGATCTTCGCAACTCTTGCTGCTTACTACATTGGTGAAGCAGTAGAAGAACACCATTAA
- a CDS encoding ATP synthase subunit I: MLVSPLLKTLNKPPSGGASEVQKHMEVSETNETVTSSAPSKNSLKGATNEYVQLQRRVFKLTLVATAISVCLTTIFVGFHSSISLLIGALSGLLYLRLLARSIGRLGVGSTSVSNFQLLVPVILFLAVTRLPQLELLPSLLGFLLYKPSLIIQFLLEPRA; encoded by the coding sequence TTGCTGGTATCTCCACTGCTTAAGACTTTAAATAAACCTCCATCAGGAGGGGCATCTGAAGTGCAAAAGCATATGGAAGTCAGCGAAACAAATGAGACAGTAACTAGTTCTGCACCTTCGAAGAACTCTTTAAAAGGTGCAACTAATGAGTATGTTCAGCTTCAACGCCGCGTATTCAAGTTAACTCTTGTCGCCACAGCCATTTCGGTTTGCTTGACGACCATTTTTGTTGGATTTCATAGCTCTATCAGCCTTTTGATAGGTGCATTGTCTGGATTGCTTTACTTGCGATTGCTTGCTCGCAGTATTGGCCGTCTCGGTGTGGGTTCAACTTCAGTTAGCAACTTTCAGTTACTTGTCCCAGTAATACTTTTCTTGGCAGTCACCAGATTGCCTCAGCTAGAGTTATTACCATCCTTGTTAGGTTTTTTGCTTTATAAGCCGTCTTTAATAATTCAATTTCTTCTCGAGCCTAGAGCTTGA
- a CDS encoding FtsW/RodA/SpoVE family cell cycle protein — protein MLPKRNKVSLLQRLLPIPWDIWPAEARLLLALVGFWSVAGLLILGSASWWVANKEMGDGTYFVKRQIIWLFTSWGIAWVAISINLRRWLKLSRTCLLICLFLVVATLFFGSTVNGSSRWLILGPIRLQPSELVKPFVILQAANIFAQWKRIHTDQKIFSFGIFGGLILLILKQPNLSTAALIGILIWLMALSAGVKFRSLFTTALLGGAMGSLSIFINEYQKLRVISFLNPWQDAEGNGYQLIQSLLAIGSGGFFGEGYGLSTQKLLYLPFLSTDFIFAVFAEEFGFIGSVMMILFFLLIAFIGLRISLRCRNNYSKLIASGCSTLLIGQAIMHLAVASGSMPTTGLPLPLISYGGNSLISSLLISSLLIRCALESTGLIGGLEIKKKLS, from the coding sequence ATATTGCCAAAAAGAAATAAAGTTTCCCTATTGCAAAGACTGCTACCTATCCCTTGGGATATTTGGCCAGCTGAAGCAAGATTATTATTAGCATTAGTTGGGTTTTGGAGTGTTGCAGGTCTTTTAATTCTTGGTTCAGCAAGTTGGTGGGTAGCAAATAAAGAAATGGGAGATGGAACTTATTTTGTAAAACGCCAAATTATATGGCTCTTTACAAGTTGGGGTATTGCTTGGGTAGCAATTTCAATAAATCTAAGGAGATGGCTCAAACTTTCAAGAACCTGTTTGTTAATTTGCTTGTTTTTAGTAGTTGCAACACTTTTCTTTGGAAGTACGGTAAATGGTTCCTCTAGGTGGCTAATACTTGGACCAATCCGATTACAACCGTCTGAATTAGTTAAACCTTTTGTAATCCTTCAGGCTGCAAATATTTTTGCGCAATGGAAAAGAATTCACACAGATCAAAAAATCTTCAGTTTTGGAATATTTGGAGGATTGATTTTATTAATACTTAAACAGCCAAATCTCAGTACAGCGGCACTTATAGGAATTTTGATTTGGCTCATGGCTCTTTCAGCAGGGGTAAAATTCAGGTCCTTATTTACAACAGCCTTACTAGGTGGGGCAATGGGTTCATTAAGTATTTTTATAAATGAATATCAAAAACTAAGAGTCATTTCCTTCTTAAATCCATGGCAAGACGCTGAGGGGAATGGATATCAACTCATACAAAGTCTTTTAGCAATTGGCTCAGGTGGATTCTTTGGAGAAGGGTATGGACTGTCAACACAAAAGCTTCTTTATCTTCCATTCCTAAGTACAGATTTCATCTTTGCAGTTTTTGCTGAAGAGTTTGGTTTTATTGGCTCAGTGATGATGATTTTGTTCTTCTTATTAATTGCATTTATAGGGTTACGAATATCGCTCCGTTGCCGAAACAATTATTCAAAGCTGATTGCAAGTGGATGCAGCACACTGCTTATAGGTCAAGCAATTATGCATTTAGCAGTAGCTTCTGGTTCCATGCCTACAACTGGTCTTCCTCTCCCACTGATTAGCTATGGTGGCAATTCGTTAATTTCAAGTCTATTAATTAGCAGCTTATTAATTAGATGCGCCCTAGAATCCACAGGGCTCATAGGTGGGTTGGAAATCAAGAAGAAACTTAGCTAA
- a CDS encoding cytochrome c biogenesis CcdA family protein → MIRNGLNESTPLILVIIFFSGLLTSLGPCSLSLLPITVAYLAGFKGKQKPYQRSLIFSSGIVFSLVILGSLSGLFGKIYGQLPEGFNVLVALVAIFMGLNLLGVVKLRLPNGPNPDKWAKHIPPPLAPMAAGIAFGLAASPCTTPVLAVLLTWIAQNGTPLKGIIFLACFGSGQVMPLLLAGTVAGSIPKLLALRPISQWIPAISGVIFLTTGCLTLASRLI, encoded by the coding sequence ATCATTCGAAATGGCTTAAATGAGTCAACACCTCTAATTTTAGTAATAATATTTTTCAGTGGTCTTTTAACTAGCTTAGGGCCTTGCTCGTTATCGCTATTACCAATAACAGTTGCATATTTAGCTGGTTTTAAAGGTAAGCAAAAACCATATCAACGAAGTTTAATTTTTTCTAGCGGAATTGTTTTCTCTTTAGTAATCCTTGGAAGTCTTAGTGGTCTTTTTGGGAAAATTTACGGGCAACTACCTGAGGGGTTCAATGTTTTAGTTGCTCTAGTGGCAATTTTTATGGGCTTAAATCTTCTAGGAGTTGTCAAATTAAGACTTCCAAATGGGCCAAATCCAGATAAATGGGCGAAGCATATACCTCCACCTCTTGCTCCCATGGCTGCTGGTATTGCCTTTGGATTAGCTGCCTCGCCATGCACTACTCCAGTATTAGCTGTTTTATTAACTTGGATAGCTCAAAATGGAACACCTCTAAAAGGAATTATTTTCCTTGCATGTTTTGGTTCAGGCCAAGTGATGCCACTTCTTTTGGCAGGTACTGTTGCTGGGAGTATTCCAAAATTATTAGCACTACGTCCTATAAGCCAATGGATCCCTGCAATCAGTGGAGTGATTTTTCTAACTACTGGGTGTTTGACTCTGGCAAGTAGGTTGATCTAA
- a CDS encoding cytochrome c biogenesis protein ResB, with the protein MKGLIRTLNWLSSLKVAILLLFAIALTSTIGTAIPQGESTQSYIENYNKTPWLGLIKGELLLSLQLNHVYSSYWFLVLLAWLGIALIICSLRRQLPALKAALNWVDYKKPNQIERLAISRKITLNQNSSSLKNLKEYLTSQGWNIQDNNNRIAARKGVLGRFGPPLVHLGLIFLMIGASYGAIQGKRIENFVIPGRSIDLISPDGESKLKIQLKKFEIERSPNGQPEQFLSSLELNDKFENNVLSKQISVNHPLRYKGLTIYQADWSLAAVYTQFGNSPKIQLPLQSIPEIGEQVWGLSLPDNDNANKQILLTVSNEKGPVSFFDQEGNLIKQMTPGGKPEMVNGLDINIIDILPTSGLLIKYDPGIPLVYLGFAITMIGSIMSIISTKLLWIIVEESNRYLYIGGLSNRNISGLENEFITLIEAIQRQ; encoded by the coding sequence ATGAAAGGACTAATAAGAACTCTTAATTGGTTATCGAGCCTCAAAGTTGCCATTTTACTTTTATTTGCAATTGCATTAACAAGCACTATTGGAACGGCAATCCCTCAAGGGGAGTCAACACAAAGCTATATAGAAAATTATAATAAAACTCCCTGGCTAGGATTGATCAAAGGGGAGCTTTTACTATCACTTCAATTAAATCATGTCTACTCAAGCTATTGGTTCTTAGTATTACTTGCTTGGCTTGGAATTGCTTTAATCATATGCAGCTTAAGAAGACAATTACCAGCACTCAAGGCAGCCTTGAATTGGGTTGACTACAAAAAGCCTAACCAAATAGAAAGATTAGCAATCTCAAGAAAAATAACTCTTAATCAGAATTCTTCTTCACTTAAAAATCTAAAAGAGTATTTAACTAGTCAAGGGTGGAATATTCAAGACAACAATAATAGAATTGCTGCTAGAAAAGGAGTTTTAGGAAGGTTTGGCCCTCCTTTAGTTCATTTAGGATTAATATTTCTAATGATTGGAGCTAGTTATGGAGCCATTCAAGGTAAACGCATAGAAAACTTTGTAATACCTGGGAGATCAATAGATTTGATAAGCCCTGATGGAGAAAGCAAATTAAAGATTCAATTAAAGAAGTTTGAAATTGAAAGATCACCAAATGGGCAACCAGAGCAATTTCTATCTTCGCTTGAGTTAAATGATAAATTTGAAAATAATGTTCTTAGCAAGCAAATAAGTGTTAATCATCCCTTGAGATACAAAGGTTTGACAATATATCAAGCTGATTGGTCGCTAGCAGCTGTATATACACAATTTGGGAATAGCCCCAAGATACAACTTCCCTTACAATCAATTCCAGAAATTGGAGAGCAAGTATGGGGTTTATCTTTGCCAGATAATGACAATGCAAACAAGCAAATACTTCTGACAGTTTCAAATGAAAAAGGGCCCGTAAGCTTTTTTGACCAAGAGGGAAATCTTATAAAGCAAATGACGCCAGGTGGCAAGCCTGAAATGGTTAATGGGCTAGATATAAATATAATAGATATTTTGCCAACTAGTGGGTTACTTATAAAATATGATCCTGGAATACCATTGGTATATTTAGGTTTTGCAATAACAATGATTGGCTCAATAATGAGCATAATATCAACAAAATTACTTTGGATAATAGTTGAGGAAAGTAATAGGTATTTATATATTGGAGGTCTCAGTAACCGTAATATTTCTGGATTAGAAAATGAATTTATTACACTTATAGAAGCAATACAAAGGCAATAA
- the queF gene encoding preQ(1) synthase, producing the protein MDNLFYGERAINNANLITFPNPRKGRTYNISIELPEFTCKCPFSGYPDFAILRLDYQPDSKVIELKSIKLYINSYRDKKISHEEVANKILDDLVSSCEPTWMHLEADFSPRGNVHTTIRIGHGVKQGQ; encoded by the coding sequence ATAGACAACCTTTTTTACGGTGAAAGGGCAATCAATAATGCAAATCTAATAACTTTTCCGAACCCTAGGAAAGGACGAACTTACAATATCTCCATTGAATTACCCGAATTCACCTGCAAATGTCCTTTCTCTGGCTACCCAGACTTTGCAATTTTAAGACTTGACTATCAACCAGATAGCAAGGTTATAGAACTTAAATCAATTAAACTCTATATTAATAGCTATCGTGACAAGAAAATCTCTCATGAAGAAGTTGCTAATAAAATTTTGGATGATTTAGTCTCTTCATGTGAGCCAACTTGGATGCATTTAGAAGCAGATTTCAGCCCTAGGGGTAACGTTCATACAACTATTAGAATTGGTCATGGTGTGAAGCAAGGGCAATAA
- a CDS encoding P-II family nitrogen regulator: MKKIEAIIRPFKLEDVKVALVNSGIVGMTVSEVRGFGRQKGQVERYRGSEFTVEFLQKLKIEIVVSDESVETVLKAISEAAKTGEIGDGKIFISPVESVVRIRTGEKDSSAL, from the coding sequence ATGAAAAAAATAGAAGCTATTATTCGACCATTCAAGCTGGAAGATGTCAAAGTCGCTTTAGTCAATTCTGGAATAGTAGGAATGACAGTAAGTGAAGTAAGGGGTTTTGGCAGGCAAAAAGGGCAAGTTGAAAGATATAGGGGATCCGAATTTACAGTCGAATTTTTACAAAAACTAAAAATTGAAATAGTTGTTTCCGATGAAAGCGTAGAAACAGTTTTAAAAGCTATTTCTGAGGCAGCTAAAACTGGGGAGATTGGAGATGGGAAAATTTTTATTTCCCCTGTGGAATCTGTAGTAAGAATTAGAACAGGCGAGAAAGATAGTTCTGCTCTTTAA
- a CDS encoding TlyA family RNA methyltransferase: MASKIRLDLHMLTQGYVDSRQQAQRLIRAGKVRDVSGKILDKPGFEVSKDLKLIIKESRRFVSRGGDKLLAALDRFPINISGRICLDGGISTGGFTDCLLKHGASLVYGIDVGYGQTAWSLREDPRVVLKERTNLRYLRPEDLYKENDAWANFVVADLSFISLKLVLPSIKALLMQEGAEALLLIKPQFEVGRSRVGKGGVVRDAKAHLDALKEVINFSCEEGWKRKGILASPITGPAGNNEYLLWLGIDGEEEVFDLEELVKQTLA; the protein is encoded by the coding sequence ATGGCTTCAAAAATCAGACTAGATCTTCACATGCTAACTCAAGGATATGTTGATTCACGTCAGCAAGCTCAAAGGTTAATTAGGGCTGGCAAAGTTCGTGATGTGTCTGGCAAGATATTAGATAAGCCTGGCTTTGAGGTCTCTAAAGATCTGAAATTAATAATTAAAGAGTCAAGACGATTTGTCTCTCGAGGTGGTGATAAACTTCTGGCTGCTTTAGATCGATTCCCAATAAATATTTCTGGGAGAATATGTCTTGATGGAGGTATCTCGACAGGCGGTTTTACGGATTGTTTGTTGAAGCATGGAGCTTCTTTGGTGTATGGGATAGATGTTGGATATGGTCAAACAGCCTGGAGTCTTAGGGAAGATCCAAGAGTTGTTTTAAAAGAACGAACAAATTTGCGTTATTTAAGACCCGAGGATTTATATAAAGAAAATGATGCATGGGCTAATTTTGTAGTAGCAGACTTATCCTTTATTTCTTTAAAACTTGTTCTTCCATCTATTAAAGCTTTGCTAATGCAGGAAGGAGCAGAGGCACTACTTTTGATTAAACCGCAATTTGAGGTTGGAAGAAGCAGAGTAGGGAAAGGTGGAGTTGTTAGAGATGCCAAAGCTCATTTGGATGCATTAAAAGAAGTAATTAATTTTTCATGTGAAGAAGGTTGGAAACGAAAAGGAATTTTGGCTTCTCCAATTACTGGACCTGCAGGGAACAATGAGTATTTACTTTGGTTAGGTATCGATGGAGAGGAAGAAGTTTTCGACTTAGAAGAACTTGTTAAGCAAACTCTTGCTTAA
- the purB gene encoding adenylosuccinate lyase: MIDRYTLPEMGNIWTDDAKYQTWLDVELAACEANWKLGEIPDIAIKEIREKASFDSRRILEIESEVRHDVIAFLTNVNEFVGDSGRFIHVGMTSSDVLDTGLALQLKSSTKLLIQEIKSLKNAIQLKLKSHKQTPMIGRSHAIHGEPITFGFKLAGWLAETNRNLIRLERLENDISVGQISGAMGTYANTNPQIEKLTCETLGLKADTASTQVISRDRHADYVQTIALVGSSLDRFATEIRNLQRTDLLEVEESFAKGQKGSSAMPHKRNPIRSERISGLARVLRSYVLAALENVVLWHERDITHSSTERMMLPDVSITLHFMLREMTEVIDGLGVYPANMRMNMNIYGGVVFSQRVLLALINSGLTREKAYQLVQKHAHSAWNTESGDFRANLENDDAITKMLTTEELDKCFSTKLHQANLDTIWNRLDV; this comes from the coding sequence TTGATTGATCGCTACACACTGCCGGAAATGGGAAATATTTGGACAGATGATGCCAAATATCAAACATGGCTAGATGTTGAGCTTGCCGCTTGCGAAGCAAATTGGAAGCTTGGGGAAATTCCTGATATTGCAATAAAAGAAATACGTGAGAAAGCAAGCTTTGATAGCAGAAGAATTCTTGAGATAGAATCAGAAGTTCGTCATGATGTAATTGCTTTCCTAACGAACGTAAATGAATTTGTTGGAGACTCAGGGCGATTTATTCATGTTGGAATGACAAGTAGTGATGTTTTAGATACTGGCTTAGCATTGCAATTAAAAAGCTCAACAAAGTTATTGATCCAAGAAATAAAGAGTCTAAAAAATGCAATTCAATTAAAACTAAAAAGTCACAAGCAAACTCCAATGATTGGTCGCTCCCATGCCATCCATGGCGAACCAATTACTTTTGGATTTAAACTGGCTGGTTGGTTAGCAGAAACCAACCGCAATTTAATACGGCTGGAAAGACTGGAAAACGATATTTCTGTAGGACAAATCAGTGGGGCGATGGGTACTTATGCAAATACAAATCCTCAAATAGAAAAGCTTACATGCGAGACACTAGGTCTAAAAGCTGATACAGCAAGTACACAAGTTATCTCAAGAGATAGGCATGCAGATTACGTTCAAACTATTGCCCTAGTAGGATCTTCATTAGATAGATTTGCAACTGAAATAAGAAATTTACAGCGGACTGATTTACTCGAAGTAGAAGAAAGTTTTGCAAAAGGCCAAAAAGGAAGCTCTGCTATGCCACATAAAAGGAATCCCATACGTAGCGAACGTATTAGTGGTTTAGCTAGAGTACTTAGGAGTTATGTTTTAGCAGCATTAGAAAATGTTGTTCTTTGGCATGAAAGAGATATTACTCATAGCTCTACTGAAAGAATGATGCTTCCAGATGTTTCAATAACACTTCATTTTATGTTGAGGGAAATGACTGAAGTAATTGATGGACTTGGCGTTTACCCTGCAAACATGCGTATGAATATGAATATTTACGGAGGTGTGGTATTTAGTCAACGGGTTCTGTTAGCACTTATAAATAGTGGTCTCACTAGAGAAAAAGCCTATCAACTAGTTCAAAAGCACGCCCATTCTGCCTGGAATACTGAGTCAGGTGACTTTCGCGCTAATCTTGAAAATGATGATGCAATTACAAAAATGCTTACTACAGAAGAATTAGATAAGTGTTTTAGCACTAAATTGCACCAGGCTAATCTTGATACTATTTGGAATAGACTAGACGTTTAA
- a CDS encoding class II fumarate hydratase, with protein MSMPSRVEHDSIGAIEVPTNALWGAQTQRCLLNFAIGQEKIPLNLIFALAKIKLSSSIVNNRLGLISDKKKTLIIQACTEILKGKHNSQFPLKVWQTGSGTQTNMNINEVISNIGARATGNPLGSHIPLHPNDDVNCSQSTNDVFPSAIHIATIEEIKASLIPELESLIKVLIQKSIAWSDIIKIGRTHLQDAVPLSLGQEVSAWQNQLDTAKNRIETSLSELYSLPLGGTAIGTGLNAPKYFDKEVVSEVSLLTNLPFKPAKNKFSIMASHDGLVNTMSQLKLLAVSLLKIVNDIRLLSCGPRAGLAELKLPENEPGSSIMPGKINPTQCEAMSMVCMQVMGLDSAVTMGGSGGQLQMNVYKPLLGFNLLTSIRLLNDACQSCRKFMLEGLQANESRIDNDLNQSLMLVTALSPKIGYEKACKIAQFAHKENVSLREAAIELKYVSADEFDELVNPKLMANPHSD; from the coding sequence ATGTCCATGCCATCCCGAGTAGAACATGACAGCATTGGGGCAATTGAAGTCCCAACGAATGCATTGTGGGGAGCTCAAACTCAAAGGTGTCTACTAAATTTTGCTATTGGACAAGAGAAAATCCCTTTAAATCTTATATTTGCCTTAGCAAAGATCAAGCTGTCATCGTCAATAGTAAATAATCGTCTCGGTCTTATAAGTGATAAGAAAAAAACATTAATTATCCAAGCATGTACTGAAATACTAAAAGGGAAGCATAATTCTCAATTCCCTTTAAAGGTTTGGCAAACAGGTAGCGGCACACAAACTAATATGAACATAAATGAGGTTATTAGCAATATTGGTGCAAGGGCTACCGGCAACCCCTTAGGGAGCCATATACCCCTGCATCCGAATGATGATGTTAATTGTTCACAATCAACTAATGATGTATTCCCATCAGCTATTCATATAGCTACTATTGAGGAGATTAAAGCCAGCTTAATACCTGAACTAGAGAGCCTAATCAAAGTACTAATCCAAAAAAGTATTGCTTGGAGTGACATCATCAAAATTGGTCGTACTCACCTTCAAGATGCTGTCCCTCTATCCCTGGGACAAGAGGTATCAGCCTGGCAAAATCAATTAGATACTGCAAAGAATCGAATAGAAACAAGCCTAAGTGAACTCTATTCCCTTCCATTGGGTGGTACGGCAATAGGGACTGGATTAAATGCTCCTAAGTATTTTGATAAAGAAGTTGTATCTGAAGTTTCACTATTAACTAATTTACCCTTCAAGCCCGCAAAAAATAAGTTCTCAATTATGGCTAGTCACGATGGCTTAGTCAATACAATGAGTCAACTAAAACTGCTAGCAGTATCACTCTTAAAGATTGTTAATGACATTCGTTTGCTTTCTTGTGGTCCTCGAGCGGGCTTGGCTGAGCTAAAGCTCCCTGAGAATGAACCAGGAAGTTCTATCATGCCTGGGAAAATCAATCCAACCCAATGCGAAGCGATGTCAATGGTATGCATGCAAGTCATGGGTTTGGATTCTGCCGTAACTATGGGTGGTAGTGGTGGTCAGCTACAGATGAATGTCTACAAACCATTGCTGGGCTTCAATCTTCTAACAAGCATTCGATTACTAAACGATGCTTGCCAAAGTTGCAGGAAATTCATGCTTGAAGGCCTTCAAGCAAACGAATCAAGAATAGACAATGATCTAAATCAATCACTAATGTTAGTAACAGCTTTGTCCCCCAAGATTGGATATGAAAAAGCTTGCAAGATTGCACAATTCGCACACAAGGAAAACGTAAGTTTAAGGGAAGCAGCTATCGAACTTAAATATGTCAGTGCAGATGAATTTGACGAGTTAGTTAATCCAAAATTAATGGCAAATCCACATTCTGATTAA